One region of Neisseria mucosa genomic DNA includes:
- a CDS encoding 23S rRNA (adenine(2030)-N(6))-methyltransferase RlmJ encodes MLSYRHAFHAGNHADMLKHFTLFLTLEYFNLKDKPYWYIDTHSGAGLYDLRGEQAQKVGEYRQGIARLLQADALPSDLSDFTGRLKEILPDENLYCGSPWLARFLTRDCDKLRLFELHPADFAHLQNNMKEARLGKRGQITQTDGYRGLISLLPPPPRRAVVLIDPPYEEKQDYRRVVQTLQDALKRFESGCYLVWYPCLNREESRKLPEQLKKLMPENYLQAELYVHKPREDGFGMHGSGMLVINPPYLLAKKLADTLPTLTEILAQDDAARFVLDYQIK; translated from the coding sequence ATGCTCAGCTACCGCCACGCCTTCCATGCCGGCAACCACGCCGATATGCTCAAACATTTCACCCTCTTCCTTACGCTGGAATATTTCAACCTCAAAGACAAACCGTATTGGTATATCGACACCCACAGCGGCGCGGGTTTGTATGATTTGCGCGGAGAGCAGGCGCAGAAGGTCGGAGAATACCGGCAGGGGATTGCACGGCTGCTTCAAGCAGATGCGCTGCCTTCGGATTTGTCCGACTTTACCGGTCGTCTGAAAGAAATCCTGCCCGATGAAAACCTCTACTGCGGCTCGCCCTGGCTTGCCCGCTTTCTCACCCGCGACTGCGACAAACTTCGCCTGTTCGAACTTCATCCTGCCGATTTTGCGCATTTGCAAAACAACATGAAAGAAGCCCGTCTGGGCAAACGCGGACAAATCACGCAGACTGACGGCTATCGCGGACTGATTTCGCTGCTTCCCCCGCCGCCGCGCCGCGCCGTGGTACTGATCGACCCGCCCTATGAGGAGAAACAAGATTACCGCCGCGTTGTCCAAACCCTGCAAGACGCGCTCAAACGTTTCGAGTCGGGCTGTTATCTGGTTTGGTATCCCTGCTTGAACCGCGAAGAAAGCCGCAAGCTGCCGGAGCAGTTGAAAAAACTCATGCCCGAAAATTACCTTCAAGCCGAACTTTATGTCCACAAACCTCGCGAAGACGGCTTCGGTATGCACGGCAGCGGGATGCTCGTCATCAATCCGCCCTATCTGCTGGCAAAAAAATTGGCGGATACGCTGCCCACCCTGACGGAAATTCTGGCTCAAGATGATGCGGCGCGTTTCGTTTTAGACTATCAAATCAAATAA
- a CDS encoding DNA polymerase IV produces the protein MSQHKIIHIDMDAFYASVELREQPHLKGLPVVVAWEGARSVICAASYEARQFGLHSAMSVATAKRLCPQAVYVPPHFDLYRQVSAQIHAVFRRYTDLIEPLSLDEAYLDVTHNFKNIPYASEVAKEIRATIFAETGLTASAGIAPNKFLAKIASDWRKPNGQFVLPPHKVMAFLETLPLGKIPGVGKVTLKKMQSLGMQTAGDLRRFERGELLNHFGRYGYRLYDLARGTDERPVKAERERLQISTEITLPEDLSLEQAAGHLPHLAEDLWRQIARKNVEAKGVTLKLKTHDFRIITRSLTYSSVLPDTDALLCAAQTLMQRVPPQREDAFRLIGIGVNHLVPKDQQQSLWL, from the coding sequence ATGTCCCAGCACAAAATCATCCATATCGACATGGACGCGTTCTACGCATCGGTAGAACTGCGCGAGCAGCCGCATTTGAAAGGGCTGCCCGTGGTCGTGGCGTGGGAGGGTGCGCGTTCGGTGATTTGCGCCGCATCGTATGAGGCGCGGCAGTTCGGACTGCATTCCGCGATGTCGGTGGCAACGGCGAAAAGGCTGTGTCCGCAAGCGGTTTATGTGCCGCCGCATTTCGATTTGTACCGTCAGGTTTCCGCGCAGATTCATGCCGTATTCAGGCGCTATACTGATTTAATCGAACCCCTGTCGCTGGACGAGGCCTATCTTGACGTGACCCATAATTTCAAAAACATCCCTTACGCCAGCGAAGTTGCCAAAGAAATCCGCGCCACCATTTTTGCAGAAACCGGTCTGACCGCTTCCGCAGGCATCGCGCCGAACAAATTTCTAGCAAAAATCGCGTCGGACTGGCGCAAGCCGAACGGACAATTCGTCCTGCCGCCGCACAAAGTCATGGCTTTTTTGGAAACCCTGCCTTTGGGCAAAATCCCCGGCGTGGGCAAGGTAACGCTGAAAAAAATGCAGTCGCTGGGCATGCAGACGGCGGGCGATTTGCGCCGTTTCGAGCGCGGCGAACTGTTAAACCATTTCGGACGCTACGGCTACCGCCTCTATGATTTGGCGCGCGGTACGGACGAACGCCCCGTCAAAGCCGAACGCGAACGCCTCCAAATCTCCACCGAAATCACCCTGCCCGAAGACCTGTCGCTCGAACAGGCAGCCGGACATCTGCCCCATCTTGCTGAAGACTTGTGGCGGCAAATCGCACGCAAAAATGTCGAAGCTAAAGGCGTAACCCTCAAGCTGAAAACCCATGATTTCCGCATCATCACCCGCTCCCTGACCTACTCTTCCGTCCTGCCCGACACCGACGCCCTGCTTTGCGCCGCGCAGACCCTGATGCAGCGCGTGCCGCCCCAGCGCGAAGACGCCTTCCGTCTCATCGGCATAGGCGTGAACCACCTCGTGCCGAAAGACCAGCAGCAATCGCTTTGGTTATAA
- a CDS encoding phosphoadenylyl-sulfate reductase, which yields MSLFRPQLWCIPTTGEAERRRLPELTATLETRLKHIARRYPQAVFASSLAVEDMIITDAICRLKLPLRIITLDTGKLNPETAALITAVNVRYQIELEVFHPDPESARQFEQEFGATAMYDSVELRRRCCHIRKIEPLNRALKNAPAWLTGQRRSQSATRSELDFEETDQSRNIVKFNPIFDWEENDVWAYAQAYDVPLNALYFQGYPSIGCEPCTRPVKADEDIRAGRWWWESKDSKECGLHK from the coding sequence ATGTCCCTCTTCCGCCCCCAGCTTTGGTGCATCCCGACGACAGGCGAAGCCGAACGGCGCCGGCTGCCCGAGTTGACCGCCACGCTCGAAACCCGCCTCAAACACATCGCCCGCCGCTATCCGCAAGCCGTCTTCGCCTCCAGCCTTGCCGTCGAAGACATGATCATTACCGACGCCATCTGCCGCCTGAAACTCCCCCTGCGCATCATCACCCTCGACACCGGCAAGCTCAATCCCGAAACCGCCGCCCTGATTACCGCCGTCAACGTCCGTTATCAAATCGAGCTGGAAGTTTTCCACCCCGATCCCGAAAGCGCGCGGCAGTTTGAGCAGGAATTCGGCGCAACCGCCATGTACGACAGCGTCGAGCTGCGCCGCCGTTGCTGCCACATCCGCAAAATCGAGCCGCTCAACCGCGCCCTGAAAAACGCCCCCGCCTGGCTGACCGGACAACGCCGCAGCCAATCGGCAACCCGCAGCGAATTGGATTTTGAAGAAACCGACCAGAGCCGCAACATCGTCAAGTTCAACCCCATTTTCGACTGGGAAGAAAACGACGTCTGGGCATACGCGCAAGCCTACGACGTCCCGCTCAATGCCCTGTATTTCCAAGGCTACCCGAGCATAGGCTGCGAACCCTGCACCCGCCCCGTCAAAGCAGACGAAGACATCCGCGCCGGACGCTGGTGGTGGGAAAGCAAAGACAGCAAAGAATGCGGGTTGCACAAATAA
- a CDS encoding tyrosine protein phosphatase — MQYPFCKEEGKKHCGACIEYCYFLLNHSYIKSSGQVFFC; from the coding sequence TTGCAATATCCTTTCTGTAAGGAGGAGGGGAAAAAGCATTGCGGTGCGTGTATAGAATATTGTTATTTTTTATTGAACCATAGCTATATTAAATCATCAGGTCAAGTCTTCTTTTGCTAA
- a CDS encoding carbonate dehydratase, translating into MPCLTRTLPRLTVFLLSTFAAFSAAAHGNHTHWGYTGHDSPESWGELSEEFRLCSTGKNQSPVNITETVSGRLPAIKVNYKPSAVNVENNGHTIQVNYQEGGNTLSVNGRTYTLKQFHFHVPSENQIKGRTFPMEAHFVHLDENRQPLVLAVLYEPGKTNDRLAPIWNVMPMKEGKVNLDKAFDAGTLLPKRLKYYRFAGSLTTPPCSEGVSWLLLKTYDYIDQAQAEKFTRAIGSHNNRPVQPLNARVVIE; encoded by the coding sequence ATGCCCTGCTTGACCCGTACGTTGCCTCGTCTGACTGTTTTCCTGCTGTCCACCTTCGCAGCATTCTCCGCCGCCGCACACGGAAACCACACCCATTGGGGTTACACCGGACACGACTCTCCCGAAAGCTGGGGCGAGCTTTCTGAAGAGTTCCGTTTATGCTCCACAGGCAAAAACCAATCCCCCGTCAACATCACCGAAACCGTCTCCGGCAGACTGCCCGCCATCAAAGTCAATTACAAGCCGAGCGCGGTTAACGTGGAAAACAACGGCCACACCATTCAAGTCAACTACCAGGAAGGTGGCAATACCCTCAGCGTGAACGGCCGCACCTACACCCTGAAACAATTCCATTTCCATGTACCCAGTGAAAACCAAATCAAAGGCCGCACCTTCCCGATGGAAGCCCACTTCGTCCACTTGGACGAAAACCGCCAGCCTTTGGTATTGGCAGTATTGTACGAACCTGGCAAAACCAACGACCGCCTCGCGCCTATATGGAACGTGATGCCGATGAAGGAAGGAAAGGTAAACCTCGACAAAGCTTTCGACGCCGGCACCCTGCTGCCGAAACGGCTGAAATACTACCGCTTTGCCGGCTCACTGACCACGCCGCCGTGCAGCGAAGGCGTATCGTGGCTGCTGTTGAAAACCTACGACTACATTGATCAGGCGCAGGCAGAAAAATTCACCCGCGCCATCGGCTCGCACAACAACCGCCCCGTCCAGCCACTTAACGCGCGCGTTGTCATCGAATAA
- a CDS encoding sulfate adenylyltransferase subunit CysD — protein MSIQNHHLDWLEAESIYIIREVVAEAKNPALLFSGGKDSVVLLALAVKAFKLEGRPLKLPFKLLHVDTGHNYPEVIQFRDETVARTGVQLVVGSVEDSIKKGTVVLRRETDSRNAAQAVTLVETIEEQGFDALMGGARRDEEKARAKERIFSFRDEFGQWDPKSQRPELWSLYNTRLFSGENMRVFPISNWTELDIWQYIAREKLALPPIYYSHKREVVERGGLLVPVTPLTPKREGEVSQIRDVRFRTVGDISCTCPVASTAATPEDIIAETAAATISERSATRMDDRVSEAAMEERKKAGYF, from the coding sequence ATGTCCATTCAAAACCACCACCTAGACTGGCTCGAAGCCGAATCCATCTACATCATCCGCGAAGTCGTCGCCGAAGCGAAAAATCCCGCGCTGCTGTTTTCCGGCGGCAAGGATTCCGTCGTTTTGCTGGCGCTGGCGGTCAAAGCGTTCAAACTCGAAGGCCGCCCGCTCAAGCTGCCGTTCAAGCTGCTGCATGTCGATACGGGGCACAATTATCCCGAAGTGATTCAGTTCCGCGATGAAACCGTCGCGCGCACGGGCGTGCAACTGGTGGTCGGCAGCGTTGAAGACTCCATCAAAAAAGGCACGGTTGTCCTGCGCCGCGAAACCGATTCGCGCAACGCCGCGCAGGCGGTTACATTGGTGGAAACCATTGAAGAACAAGGCTTTGACGCGCTGATGGGCGGCGCGCGGCGTGATGAGGAAAAAGCGCGGGCGAAAGAGCGGATTTTCTCGTTCCGCGACGAATTCGGACAATGGGACCCGAAAAGCCAGCGTCCCGAACTCTGGTCGCTCTACAATACGCGGCTCTTTAGCGGCGAAAACATGCGCGTGTTCCCCATCTCGAACTGGACGGAACTCGACATCTGGCAATACATCGCCCGCGAAAAACTCGCGCTGCCGCCGATTTATTACAGCCACAAACGCGAAGTCGTCGAACGCGGCGGGCTGCTCGTCCCCGTTACCCCGCTGACGCCGAAACGCGAAGGCGAAGTTTCCCAAATCCGCGACGTGCGTTTCCGTACCGTCGGCGACATTTCCTGCACCTGCCCCGTCGCCAGCACCGCCGCCACGCCCGAAGACATCATCGCCGAAACCGCGGCAGCCACCATTTCCGAACGCAGCGCCACGCGTATGGACGACCGCGTGTCCGAAGCGGCGATGGAAGAGCGCAAAAAGGCGGGGTATTTTTGA
- the cobA gene encoding uroporphyrinogen-III C-methyltransferase: protein MNHYPLFADLNGRPVLLAGAGKVAERKAESLLQAGAAVRVVARELNPVFQKWADEGKIEWLGSEFHEDDLDGVFFAVAATDDYAFNRRIFQAAEQRAKLCNTVDTADLCSFTVPAVIDRSPLKIAVSSGATAPVLARKWRQIIETLIPLHTGQMAALAGKWRNAVKAKIKGTANRRRFWENLFDSRFNALAAQGNLDAAEAELAAQLDGFGAAKGEVVLVGAGPGDAGLLTLHALQAIQAADVVFHDALVSDDVLSMVRKDADKISVGKRAGSHHVQQEETNRLLVEYARQGLRVVRLKGGDPFVFGRGGEEAQVLRQANIPYRIIPGITAALGATAYAGIPLTHRDCAQSALFVTGHSKHDGHQPDWRTLALSNQTLVVYMGTLKAAETAEKLMAHGRSGDTPVAIVSNGTLPHQSVVTGCLKNLPELAENAPRPALIVIGEVVSLRDELKWFQENPAQSCLHTLHEQAA from the coding sequence ATGAACCATTATCCCCTGTTTGCCGATTTGAACGGCCGCCCCGTCCTGCTGGCGGGTGCGGGCAAAGTGGCGGAACGCAAAGCCGAAAGCCTGTTGCAGGCAGGGGCTGCGGTCAGGGTTGTCGCCCGCGAACTCAATCCCGTTTTCCAAAAATGGGCGGACGAAGGCAAAATCGAATGGCTGGGCAGCGAATTTCACGAGGACGACTTAGACGGCGTGTTTTTCGCCGTCGCCGCCACCGACGATTACGCTTTCAACCGCCGCATCTTCCAAGCGGCGGAGCAGCGGGCGAAGCTGTGCAACACCGTCGATACCGCGGATTTGTGTTCCTTCACCGTCCCCGCCGTCATTGACCGCAGCCCGCTCAAAATCGCTGTCTCCAGCGGCGCGACCGCCCCCGTTTTGGCGCGCAAGTGGCGGCAAATCATCGAAACGCTCATCCCGCTGCACACCGGTCAAATGGCGGCGCTCGCAGGCAAATGGCGCAACGCGGTCAAAGCCAAAATCAAAGGCACGGCAAACCGCCGCCGTTTTTGGGAAAACCTGTTCGACAGCCGTTTTAACGCGCTCGCCGCCCAAGGCAACCTTGATGCCGCCGAAGCAGAGCTTGCCGCGCAGCTTGACGGCTTCGGCGCGGCAAAAGGCGAAGTCGTCCTTGTCGGCGCAGGCCCCGGCGACGCAGGGCTGCTCACCTTGCACGCTTTGCAGGCGATACAGGCGGCGGATGTCGTGTTCCACGATGCCTTGGTTTCAGACGACGTCTTAAGCATGGTGCGCAAAGACGCGGACAAAATCAGCGTCGGCAAACGCGCAGGCTCGCACCACGTCCAACAAGAAGAAACCAACCGCCTCCTGGTCGAATACGCCCGCCAAGGTTTGCGCGTCGTCCGGCTCAAAGGCGGCGACCCCTTCGTTTTCGGGCGCGGCGGCGAAGAAGCCCAAGTTTTGCGGCAGGCAAACATCCCCTACCGCATCATCCCCGGCATCACCGCCGCACTGGGCGCGACCGCCTACGCAGGCATCCCCCTGACGCACCGCGACTGCGCCCAAAGCGCGCTCTTCGTGACCGGACACAGCAAACACGACGGCCACCAACCCGACTGGCGCACGCTCGCCCTGAGCAACCAAACACTGGTCGTCTATATGGGCACGCTCAAAGCCGCCGAAACCGCCGAAAAACTGATGGCGCACGGACGCAGCGGCGACACACCTGTCGCCATCGTCTCCAACGGCACGCTTCCGCACCAAAGCGTCGTGACAGGTTGTCTGAAAAACCTGCCCGAGCTGGCAGAAAACGCCCCACGCCCCGCGTTGATTGTTATCGGCGAAGTCGTTTCCTTGCGCGACGAATTGAAGTGGTTTCAAGAAAACCCCGCGCAAAGCTGCCTTCACACGCTGCACGAACAAGCCGCCTGA
- a CDS encoding HlyC/CorC family transporter codes for MNILEALLLLCLLIVISAFVSCSELALASARKIKLQVMAKDGGDTRALDVLNMQQQPGSFITVVQIGLNAVAILAGIVGEAAVRPYFGGLLANAGSWGSTAASLLTFALVTGSFILIADLMPKRIAMTHPEAVAVRIVRPMMFLIFILKPFVWTFDGLANAIFKLFKISTVRQEQLTSEDIYAVVDAGAQAGVLKEQEHYLIENIFDMQARTVTSTMSTREYIAYFDKNDGSDTVLEIMSEKPHNKFLVCDGDLERVIGYIESHTLLTLFLKEKDVRLTDKRVLRKALFIPDTLSLYDVLETFKTSGEDFAVVVNEYALVVGVVTLKDVMSIVMGELVNTEEEPQIIRRTEDTWLVDGATPLADVMRALDIEEFPNSENYETIAGFMMYSLRKIPKRTDFLVYAGYKFEIIDTENLKIDQLLVSKQSDTVEKI; via the coding sequence ATGAATATTCTCGAAGCCTTATTACTATTGTGCCTGCTGATCGTCATCAGCGCATTCGTTTCCTGTTCCGAACTCGCGCTTGCCTCGGCGCGCAAAATCAAATTGCAAGTGATGGCAAAAGACGGTGGCGACACGCGCGCGCTGGATGTGCTCAACATGCAGCAGCAGCCGGGCAGTTTCATCACCGTCGTCCAAATTGGTTTGAATGCCGTCGCCATTCTCGCCGGTATCGTCGGCGAAGCGGCGGTGCGCCCTTATTTCGGCGGTTTGTTGGCAAACGCGGGCAGTTGGGGCAGTACCGCCGCGTCGCTGCTGACGTTCGCGCTGGTCACGGGCAGCTTCATCCTGATTGCCGACCTGATGCCCAAACGCATAGCAATGACCCATCCCGAAGCGGTGGCGGTACGCATCGTGCGGCCAATGATGTTTTTGATTTTTATCCTAAAGCCTTTCGTTTGGACATTTGACGGACTGGCGAACGCGATATTCAAACTCTTCAAAATTTCCACCGTCCGCCAAGAGCAACTGACTTCGGAAGACATTTACGCCGTCGTCGATGCGGGCGCACAGGCGGGCGTATTGAAAGAGCAGGAACACTACCTGATTGAAAATATCTTCGACATGCAGGCGCGCACGGTGACTTCCACCATGAGCACGCGCGAATACATCGCCTATTTCGATAAAAATGACGGCAGCGATACCGTGTTGGAAATCATGTCGGAAAAACCGCACAACAAATTCTTGGTGTGTGATGGCGATTTGGAACGCGTCATCGGCTACATCGAATCACACACGCTGCTGACTTTGTTTTTAAAAGAAAAAGACGTCCGCCTGACTGACAAGCGCGTGTTGCGCAAAGCCTTGTTCATCCCAGACACGCTGTCGCTTTACGATGTATTGGAAACCTTTAAAACTTCCGGCGAAGACTTTGCCGTGGTGGTGAACGAATACGCGCTGGTGGTCGGCGTAGTAACGCTGAAAGACGTGATGAGCATCGTCATGGGCGAGCTGGTCAATACCGAAGAAGAGCCGCAAATCATCCGCCGCACCGAAGATACCTGGCTGGTGGACGGCGCGACCCCGCTCGCCGACGTGATGCGTGCGCTGGACATTGAGGAATTTCCCAATTCGGAAAACTACGAAACCATCGCCGGCTTTATGATGTATTCCCTGCGCAAAATCCCGAAACGCACCGATTTTTTGGTTTACGCAGGATACAAATTTGAAATCATCGACACCGAAAATCTGAAAATCGATCAGCTCTTGGTGTCCAAACAAAGCGATACAGTAGAAAAAATATAG
- a CDS encoding malate dehydrogenase translates to MTLKPPVRIAVTGAAGQIAYATLFRIAGGIMLGRDQPVILQLLDLPQAQQALRGVIMEMQDCAFPLLADIFATDDPEVAFKDADIALLIGARPRTQGMERADLLHANAEIFKVQGAALNKVAHRDVKVLVVGNPANTNAYIAMKSAPDIPPENFTALMRLDHHRAVSQVAEKINRPIPSIEQMCVWGNHSPTMYADYRYATSNGESVKDMITEPDWNTEVFMPKIAGRGAAIIAARGSSSAASAANAAIYHLRDWLLGSSGKWITMGVPSDGSYGIPEGLIFGFPVICDAGSYRIVQGLDLSDEFSRQRIAATLAELEEERAAIQDML, encoded by the coding sequence ATGACACTCAAGCCTCCCGTCCGCATCGCCGTTACCGGCGCCGCAGGGCAAATTGCCTATGCGACCCTGTTCCGTATCGCCGGCGGCATTATGCTCGGACGCGACCAACCCGTTATCCTGCAATTGCTCGACCTGCCACAGGCGCAGCAGGCATTGCGCGGCGTGATTATGGAAATGCAGGATTGCGCTTTCCCGCTCCTTGCCGACATCTTCGCTACAGACGACCCCGAAGTCGCCTTCAAAGATGCCGACATCGCCCTCCTAATCGGTGCGCGCCCGCGTACGCAAGGCATGGAACGCGCCGACCTGCTGCACGCCAACGCCGAAATTTTCAAAGTACAAGGCGCGGCGTTGAACAAAGTTGCCCATCGCGACGTCAAAGTCCTCGTCGTCGGCAACCCCGCCAACACCAATGCCTACATCGCCATGAAATCCGCGCCCGACATCCCGCCGGAAAACTTCACCGCCCTGATGCGTCTCGACCACCACCGCGCCGTCAGCCAAGTCGCCGAGAAAATCAACCGCCCGATTCCTTCCATCGAGCAAATGTGCGTCTGGGGCAACCACAGCCCGACCATGTACGCCGACTACCGCTACGCCACCAGCAACGGCGAGTCCGTCAAAGACATGATTACCGAACCCGATTGGAACACCGAAGTCTTCATGCCGAAAATTGCCGGACGCGGTGCCGCCATCATCGCCGCGCGCGGTTCGTCGTCCGCCGCCTCCGCCGCAAATGCCGCCATCTACCACCTGCGCGACTGGCTGCTCGGCAGCAGCGGCAAATGGATAACGATGGGCGTTCCTTCCGACGGCTCTTACGGCATCCCCGAAGGTTTGATTTTCGGTTTCCCCGTCATTTGCGACGCAGGCAGCTACCGCATCGTCCAAGGCTTGGACTTGTCGGATGAGTTCAGCCGCCAACGCATCGCCGCAACACTGGCGGAGCTGGAAGAAGAACGCGCCGCCATACAAGATATGCTTTAA
- a CDS encoding FAD-binding oxidoreductase — protein sequence MPNLYDRFLEFLSPAEILEATPALLNDQRRRFVSEPDIILQPHSIENVQEIMRFCFKHRIPVTPQGGNTGLCGAAVASGGVLLNLSKINRIREINLADNSITVEAGVILQNVQKAASEAGRLFPLSLASEGSCEIGGNIACNAGGLNVLRYGSMRDLVLGLEVVLPNGELVSHLQPLHKNTTGYDLRHLFIGSEGTLGIITAATLKLFARPQTIATAWVGLDDIESAVQLLTAVQGHFAERLTSFELISHYALALSSEFSHLKQPTDANWHVLLELTDSVPDAALDEKLAEFLYQNGKENSIIAQSEQERLDLWTLRENISASQRKLGTSIKHDIAVPIAQVAAFVRQCAPALETRFPGIQIVCFGHLGDGSLHYNTFLSDVLSNEAYRYEDAVNSIVYEHILACHGTIAAEHGIGTIKKHWLPSVRTPSEIALMRAIKAQLDPHGIMNPGKLLP from the coding sequence ATGCCCAATCTGTACGACCGTTTTCTTGAATTCCTTTCCCCCGCCGAAATTCTCGAAGCCACTCCGGCCTTGTTAAACGACCAGCGCCGCCGCTTTGTTTCCGAACCGGACATCATCTTGCAACCGCATTCTATAGAAAATGTACAAGAAATCATGCGGTTTTGTTTTAAACACCGTATCCCCGTTACCCCTCAGGGTGGCAATACCGGTTTGTGCGGTGCAGCGGTAGCTTCCGGCGGCGTACTGCTCAACCTTTCCAAAATCAACCGCATCCGAGAAATCAACCTTGCCGACAACAGCATCACTGTCGAAGCGGGCGTAATCCTACAGAACGTCCAAAAAGCGGCATCCGAAGCGGGCAGACTGTTTCCCCTCAGCCTTGCCAGCGAAGGCTCGTGCGAAATCGGCGGCAACATCGCCTGCAACGCCGGCGGATTAAACGTTTTACGCTACGGCAGTATGCGCGACTTGGTATTGGGTTTGGAAGTCGTCCTGCCCAATGGCGAACTTGTTTCCCATCTCCAACCGCTACACAAAAATACCACCGGTTACGACCTGCGCCACCTCTTTATCGGCAGCGAAGGCACGCTCGGCATTATCACCGCCGCCACGCTCAAACTCTTCGCCCGTCCGCAAACCATAGCGACCGCATGGGTAGGTTTGGACGACATCGAATCTGCCGTACAACTTTTGACTGCGGTACAAGGGCATTTTGCCGAACGCCTCACCAGTTTCGAGCTGATCAGCCACTACGCTTTGGCATTGTCTTCCGAATTCAGTCATCTGAAACAGCCGACCGATGCAAACTGGCACGTTCTGCTCGAACTGACCGACTCTGTTCCCGATGCCGCGCTCGACGAAAAACTTGCCGAATTTCTCTATCAAAACGGCAAAGAAAACAGCATCATCGCGCAATCCGAACAAGAGCGCCTCGATCTGTGGACGCTGCGTGAAAACATTTCCGCCTCCCAGCGCAAGCTCGGCACCAGCATCAAACACGACATCGCTGTCCCGATTGCCCAAGTCGCCGCCTTTGTCCGTCAATGCGCCCCCGCCTTAGAAACCCGTTTTCCGGGTATACAAATTGTCTGCTTCGGACATTTGGGCGACGGCAGCCTGCATTACAACACCTTCCTGTCCGACGTCTTGAGCAACGAAGCCTACCGTTACGAAGATGCCGTCAACAGCATCGTCTATGAACACATCCTCGCCTGCCACGGTACCATCGCGGCGGAACACGGTATCGGCACCATCAAAAAACACTGGCTCCCCAGCGTCCGCACCCCGTCCGAAATCGCCTTGATGCGCGCCATCAAAGCCCAGCTTGACCCGCACGGCATCATGAATCCGGGCAAGCTCCTGCCGTAA